In Oncorhynchus keta strain PuntledgeMale-10-30-2019 chromosome 19, Oket_V2, whole genome shotgun sequence, a single genomic region encodes these proteins:
- the LOC127909598 gene encoding F-box/LRR-repeat protein 17-like, which translates to MEDQESELPMDPEVCFDPLFIDEEERYGDEGVEEETGASFQSLLGDTSTNTLLTGSVSDTCRETHLDETRAQFKDMDTMFRSCVGETTAHNNTHLSGLGQIQPHLSGLGQIQPHLSGLGQIQPHLSGLGQIQPHLSGLGQIQPHLSGLGQIQPHLSGLGQNQPHLSGLGQNQPHLSGLGQNQPHLSGLGQNQPHLSGLGQNQPHLSGVGQIQPHLSGLGQIQPHHNGLGQIQPHLSGVGQNQPHLSGLGQNQPHLSGLGQNQPHLSGLGQIQPHLSGLGQIQPHLSGLGQIQPHLSGLGQIQPHLSGLGQIQPHLREMDDLLKSCEDMTGVSFNSRLSTRYTDTHLTGPAQNQNQSDTHLTGPAQNQSDTHLTGPAQNQSDTHLTGPAQNQSDTHLTGPAQNQSHT; encoded by the coding sequence ATGGAGGATCAAGAGTCTGAGCTGCCGATGGACCCCGAAGTCTGTTTTGATCCGCTGTTCATCGACGAGGAAGAACGGTATGGGGATGAGGGTGTTGAAGAGGAGACAGGCGCTTCATTCCAGTCTCTCCTGGGAGATACTAGTACAAACACACTCCTGACTGGCTCAGTCTCGGATACCTGCAGAGAGACACACCTGGATGAGACACGAGCCCAGTTCAAGGATATGGACACCATGTTTAGAAGTTGTGTCGGAGAAACGACAGcccacaataacacacaccttAGTGGGTTAGGACAGATCCAGCCACACCTTAGTGGGTTAGGACAGATCCAGCCACACCTTAGTGGGTTAGGACAGATCCAGCCACACCTTAGTGGGTTAGGACAGATCCAGCCACACCTTAGTGGGTTAGGACAGATCCAGCCACACCTTAGTGGATTAGGACAGATCCAGCCACACCTTAGTGGGTTAGGACAGAACCAGCCACACCTTAGTGGGTTAGGACAGAACCAGCCACACCTTAGTGGGTTAGGACAGAACCAGCCACACCTTAGTGGGTTAGGACAGAACCAGCCACACCTTAGTGGGTTAGGACAGAACCAGCCACACCTGAGTGGGGTAGGACAGATCCAGCCACACCTTAGTGGGTTAGGACAGATCCAGCCACACCATAATGGGTTAGGACAGATCCAGCCACACCTTAGTGGGGTAGGACAGAACCAGCCACACCTTAGTGGGTTAGGACAGAACCAGCCACACCTTAGTGGGTTAGGACAGAACCAGCCACACCTTAGTGGGTTAGGACAGATCCAGCCACACCTTAGTGGGTTAGGACAGATCCAGCCACACCTTAGTGGGTTAGGACAGATCCAGCCACACCTTAGTGGGTTAGGACAGATCCAGCCACACCTTAGTGGGTTAGGACAGATCCAGCCACACCTGAGGGAGATGGATGACCTGTTGAAGAGCTGTGAGGACATGACAGGTGTGTCCTTCAACTCCCGCCTGTCCACCAGGTACACAGACACTCACCTGACTGGGCCGgctcagaaccagaaccagtcaGACACCCACCTGACTGGACCAGCTCAGAACCAGTCAGACACACACCTGACTGGACCAGCTCAGAACCAGTCAGACACACACCTGACTGGACCAGCTCAGAACCAGTCAGACACACACCTGACTGGACCAGCTCAGAACCAGTCACACACCTGA